Part of the Spirochaeta isovalerica genome, CTTTATTACTGTGAATCCTCTTCGGATTCATCTTCTTCAATTTCAAAACTGATTCCTATTCCGCAATTCGGACAGGATGTCATATCCACTGTTATAGAGGAGCCACATTCAGGACACTCGTATTCTTCCACTTCCTCTGTAACAAACTCTTCTTCGTCTTCTACATCATCTTCTTCATCAGAATCTTCTGATTCAACGATTTCTACATTTTCTTCAATGATACTGTTTATGGTATCAATGTCTTCATCCGTCAAACCATCAAGACCATGAAGTTCTTCAATTTTCATTGATACAAGAGTCTCGATAAGTTCGATTCCGTTTTCCTTCAAGAGAGCAACCAATCTCTCGGAAATACCCGGAAGCTCGGCAATACTTGATATTTCTTCAATCTCTTCATTGCCGAAGATTTCCGATGCCATACGAGAAGCTTCCGGTGAAATATCCATTTCATCACGCTGCTCTTCTGTCTTAACATCGATATTCCAGTCTACCAGCCTATTGGCGAGTCTGACATTCAACCCCTGCTTTCCGATAGCCAGAGATAACTGATCTTCAGGAACAATCGCGAGAGCATGCTTCTTCTCATAATCGAGAACAAGAACTTCTGAAACATGAGCTGGTGAAAGTGCATTCTTAATGAACTCTGCTTCGTTAGTATCATATTTAAGAATATCAATTTTCTCGCCTTCCAGCTCTCTTACGATTGACTGGATACGAACACCTTTCAGACCGACACAAGCTCCCACAGGATCTATATCAGATTTTTTAGTGCTTACAGCTATTTTCGTTCTGTATCCCGGTTCACGTACGACCCTGTCGATATTGACAATCCCATCATATATTTCCGGAACTTCAAGTTCAAATATCTTTTTAACGAAATCAGTATGTGTCCTGGTCAGAACAATCTGAAGCCCTGATGAAGTTTTATTAACTTCGCTGATCATGGCTTTGATCCGGTCTCCAGCTCTATACACTTCCCGGGGCGACTGAAAGCGCCTTGGAAGAATAGCTTCGGTTTTTCCTATATCGACAAAGATATTCTGGTTTCTCTGACGCTGGAAATATCCGATGATGATTTCTCCGATTTTGTCTTTATACTCGGAATACATAGTGTTTTTCTGAATCTCACGAAGATCCTGACGAGCCCTCTGTTTCGCGCTCTGGACGGAACCGCGATCAAACTCGCGCTTATCCACTTTTATGAGTATTTCGTCTCCGATCTCACTTTCATCATTAAGAAGCTTTGCTTCCTCCAGGATGATTTCAGATACCGGGTCATAATGATCATCTTCGGCGACTATCATCTTCTTGGCATAAACTTCAACATCGCTCATGTCTTCGCTGAAACGGACAACCGCATTATCCGATGTTCCGAACTTTCTTTTATAGGCTGCAAGGAGAAAATCCTCAATTGTTTTTAAAACAAGCTCTTCCGAAATACCTCTTTCCTGCTGTAGTAACTTTATTGCCTCTGCAAAATCAGAAGTCATGATTTTTGGACCTCCCTCAAATAATCCAATTTACATTTATGGATATCGCTGTATTTTATCTTCTTCGCGACGCCTTCTATCACAACTGTGACTTCATCATTTTCCGTTGATTCAATCAATCCCAGGTCCCAATCATTGTGACCGCTGTGCATGATTTTCACAGCCCGACCTTTAAAGATTTCAAACTCTCGCGCATCTTTAAAACTGCGTTCGATACCCGGTGAAGAGACTTCGAGATAGACATCGAAGCTATCATAAATAACTTCCAGCCGGGGAAATACAGTCTTGTGGACGGTGGAACAATCTTCTATTTTGACACCTTCCGGGCTGTTTATTACCATGTTTATTTTCAATCTGTTTCTATTAGTCGAAGAATTCATTTCTACAACCGAGAACCCCAGATTGTTTACAATAGCTTCAACATCTTCCAGAAGTTTATTGTCCGATTCTTTTTTCAAAACTCCGCCTGACTTCTTTTCAGTTTACTTAGCTACTTTTCGAGCCGCATACAAAAAAAGAGCCGCCAATAGGGACTCTTAATAAAGAAGTACAATATTAATGTAATTAGAATTTATCAGGGAAAGGAAACATTGTCAACTGTCTTCAATCAACTGCTACTGTCAGAGAAACTACCCGAGAGGCGCCATTTTTCTTTAAAACAGAGGAACACTCATCAGCTGTGGCCCCTGTTGTAAATACATCGTCGATCAGGAGAATATTTTTTTCCTGTATTAAAGATGCGCCATTCAATGTGCAATGGATTTTACCTTTCAGATTTTTTTTCCTGTCTTCCAGGGATAACATTTTCTGACCGGTGGCTGACTTCTTTTTCAGGACTTGAACAACCTTAAACCGATTTGTTTTCTTTAGAACTCCGCAGATCTGTTCTACCTGATCCCAGCCTTTCTTTCGTTTTTTTGCCGCAGATGCCGGTGATGCCACGATCAGATAATCTGCATATCCATTATTTGTTATAATTCGAGCGAAAAGCTCTGAATAGAGCCAGGCTATGGACCGGCAATTTTCAAATTTATACAGATACAGTAGATCTTTTGCTTTCCCTTTATATTCAAAGAGGGAAATATTCTTTTCGAAGGAATAATTCGTTAATCGGCAACGTAAACATTCTCCGTTTTCGGACAGGAGAGGTGAACCGCATATCCTGCATGAGGGGTCTTCGATCAGAGGGATTTTATTAATACAACTTAAACATACATGGGATCTTTGATTTGTTTCTCTTCCACATAAAATACATCTTTTCAGTATTTCTATCTTAATCACATATCAATAACAGAAAAGGATTTTAATTTGCTTCAATTCCCGAGTATTTTTTTCCAGGAATCGAGTTTATTAAGAGCCTCCAGGGGTGTCATGTTATTTATATCCATGCCTCTGATTTCATCGACGATCACTTCTGAATCATCAAAGAGGAAAGAATCCTGCTCCTGTTTTTTTTCAGGGATCTGAATTTCCCCCCCATCATTCAATCGCGATTCGAGATATGCCAGAATTGAGCGGGACCTCGAAATAATAGAATGGGGAAGACCAGCCAGACCTGCAACATGAATACCATAGGAATTGTTAGACGGACCTTCCTTCACTCGTTTGAGAAAAAGAATCTCTCCTTTGTTTTCTCTGACGTCCATTGAAAGATTAAACATTTTTTTATGATTCATATGACACAATTCATGGTAATGGGTAGCAAAGAGCGTTTTGGCTCCTATGTCTTCCATCAGGAATTCAGAAACACCCCAGGCTATAGAAAGACCGTCATTTGTACTGGTTCCGCGGCCGACTTCATCCATAATAATCAAGCTGTCTTTTGTAGCGGTTCGCAGGATGTTGGCCGTTTCGTTCATTTCGACAAGAAATGTCGATTCCCCCCTGGCCAGATTGTCAGAGGCTCCTACACGGCAGAAGATTTTATCGACAATTCCGATTTCGCTACCGGAAGCAGCGGGAATGAATGACCCCGACTGCGCCATGAGTACGATAAGGGCAATCTGTCTCAAATAAGTCGATTTACCAGCCATATTGGGACCTGTGATAAGTGCGAAGGATTTATCATCGCTTGTGAAATCAATTCCGTTTGCAACAAACTCTCCCGCCGGAAGATGGGCTTCGACAACCGGGTGCCTGCCTTCGCTTATATAAATCCTCCCTGATTCATTAAGTACTGGACGGGTATATCCTCGTATAGTAGCGCCGTAGGCAAATGACTGAAGACAGTCAATCTCTGCTATTTCTGAACAGACTTCAAGAAGTATATCCAGTTTTTCTCCTACCTGTTTTCTGATACCGAAAAATATTTCTTTTTCAATTTCAATAATCTTTTCCGAAGAATTATTAATTTCTGTTTCAAGAGAGATAAGTTTATCAGTCGTGAAGCGTTCAGCATTAACAAGAGACTGCCTTCTGATATAATGCTCAGGTACTTGTGACAGCTGTCCTTTTGAAATTTCAAAAAAGTAGCCGATGATTTTATTGTACTTGATCTTTAAGTTCCCAATACCGGTTGAGTCTTTTTCATTCTGAAGATATTCATCAAGTATGGAGCGGCTGTTTTTTTTGATATTCCGCAAATTATCCACCTTTTCATCATATCCCTGACGTATCAAACGACCTTCGGTGAAAAGAATGGAGGGATCCTCCATAATGGATACATCAAGTAATTCATATAGGGAAGAAATCTCTTTCATTCCTTCGGCAGAGAGTATCGATATATCGTCATCGGGAATCTGTTGAAGTAACGCTTCAACTTCCATCATATTCAAAAGGGATTGCTTAACGGCTATTAAATCTTTTGCATGAGCTTTTTCCATGGCTATGCGGGCGGAAAGCCTTTCGAGATCCAGAATGCCTCCCAATAGATCTCGTAAATCCGAAAGAAGGGCCTGTTCTTTATACAAAAGGGAAACTTTATCGAGTCTGTAATCGATTTCAATCTTATTATTCAGCGGTTTTAACAGCCAGTGTTTAAGCTTTCGCGCACCCATTGCCGTTCTTGTATAATCCAGAACATCTATAAGAGTAAAAGAACTGCTGTTGTCCTGCATATTTCTGATAATTTCCAGATTCTTTTGAGTAGCCTCATCGAGACTGACAAAATCCTGCTCTCTATAGCTGGCCAGATGGCGGATATGGGAAAGCAGACTTTTTGAAGTGTCCTCCACATATTCAATAATAACTCCAGCGGAAAGAAGCTCTGCATCGTTATCAGAAAAACCGAACCCTTTCATGCTGGCAACCTTAAAATGCCTTTCAAGTTTCAAACGGCTGGAGTCAATATCGTAGCTCCAGTCCGGATAGCGGTTTATGACTGCTTGAGTCTGGCTCAGGATTCTGTCTATCTGATCATCAAGCATCGATTCCTGAACAATAATTTCCCTGGGGGAAATTCGCATCAATTCTTTTTTCAGTTTCTCGTTTTTTTCTGTCCACCCGATTTTAGTCGTGAGAAATTCACCTGTTGAAAGATCAATATAGGCGATGGACAGTTCTTTTCCCGAACGCCCGAGAGCGGCCAGATAGTTGTTCGATCCTTTGTCGAGAAAATCTTCATCAATGACAGTTCCTGGTGTAATTATTTCTACGACATCTCTTTCGGCAATCCCTTTCCCCCCTTTTGGGAGTGAGATCTGTTCGCATATGGCTATTTTTTTTCCGGCTTTCAACAGCCGGCCTATATAATTCTGTGATGCATGATATGGAATACCACACATGGGGATTCCGTGTCTTTTTGTCAATGTAAGGTTTAAGAGGCGACTGACTTCAACAGCATCGCTCTTAAACATTTCATAAAAATCTCCCATCCGGAAAAAAAGAACCGAATCGCGGTTTTTTTCTTTTATAGACAGATACTGTTTCATCATCGGGGTGTTTTCAGACATAAAGCGATTATACAAAAAAACCCCGCATCTATAAAGCGGGGTTTGAACATTCTTTAACTGTTATCAGTTGAGAGACTGAAGTCTTTCCAGAACCATATTGGTTATATCAACTTCTTCATTACTCCAGATAAGACCGGGCGTTGAATAATCCAGAACGATAGAGCAACCCTGACTTAAAGCAACAAATTCTATAACTTCAAGAAGCTGCTGTGAAAAATCGGTGCTCTGCGTCAGGTTTTTCTGTCTTTCGGCGAGCTGATTGTTTTTTGTCCTGTAGTAATCCTGCATATACTGCTTCTTATTGAAAATGATATTATCCAGTCTCAATGCCTCGGATTCATCTCCTCTGTTTTCCGCAGTGAGTTTTCGCTCTTCATACATCTTGATTTCATCATTGAGCCTGACGAGTTCCTGCTGAATCTCTTCTTTCATATCTTCAAGCTCCCGCATCCCTTTGGATTCGGCATAAAAAATCTGAAGGATTCTCGTTCTATCGATAACTCCGACCTTGGTGATCTGTGATGCAATCAGATTCCCGCCTAAAACAAGAATCAGAAAAAATGAAATCAACAATGTTTTATTAGTACTCATATTGTCTCCTGTTGAATTAGACCCTATCCGGAAGAACCGGACAGGGATGATTTTTTCTTACTGGTAAATATCTATACCGAATGAGATGACGAGGTCGAGCCCTGAATCTCCGAAAGTATCATATTCCGCTTCAGGCTTCCAATCAATTCCGCCTGTCGTTTCATCATATTTGAATTTTTTGACGAGATAAAGGGAGAATGGAAACTGGGGGTTTGCAAGCCTGAGTCCGGCACCGAGCGAAAACTTAATATCTCCGTAATTCCCCTGGCGGAAAAAATCACCGAACTCATCTTTCGTACCCCACAACCCGACTGCATCGAGGAAGATGTCAAAAGAAAGGATACTTTTAACGATCGGGAAACGAAGCTCGACATTGCTGTCCCAGAGAACCTGTCCTCCCGATACCGGCGACCAGCCCCTTGCAAGGAACATTCCGTCGGCGTAAAAGCCGTCTTCTTCTATATTCAGGGGCGCTCCGCCTGGACGCTGAGCGAGATAGGAAAGTGCCGTATGGAATTTAAGCACGCTTTTGAAATTGAATGATTCCGAAACAGGAAGATCGAACAAAGTAAAATAAACATCAAAGCGGCTGACTGATTTGATGTATTCAGAAGCCGATGAAGGGAGAGTTCCGGCGAGCGTGAAGGTTTCGCTTAATACAAATCCTTTTGAGGGATCATAAATAATATCCCTCATATCCCAGGAGGCTTTTGTCCACCAACGGTCCGTAGGCAGCCATGTTCCATAATTGCTTCTTATTGATGAGCTGTAAGGCCTGTAAACATCAGCATCATAGGTCAGGTATTTAAATCCGGCCTGTATACCGGTACTAAGACCGAATCGGCCTACAGGAGTCACCCAGGTATATCCCGTACTGACACCGGCAGAAATATTATGTGACTGATATGACATGAGATAGTCTTCGTGTATTGAATCGTCGATTGATGTTCCCGGAGCATTGTCGGGAACGCCGTCTCCATCATTATCTCTTTTGATTTTATCCTGGGACACATGACTGTATGTGAGGTTCACACCGCCTGACCATCTGAGCCCGAATAATCTGGGCTCTGTAAACTTAACTGAAATATCCTGGCTGTCGGGAGAGAATTTCGTTTCGACTCCGAATGTCTGGCCATAACCGAGGAAGTTTCTGTCAGACCAACTGACCTGCCCGGAAATGGGGAACCCGTCTCCGCCGGAAATAGCGATTCCGAAAATGATATCGGATGTTTTCCCCTCTTCGACATTGATAACCAGATCCATAAGCCCCTGAGCGCTTCCTTCAAATGTCTGAGGTTCGACAACCGAAAAGTACTGGGTATTATAGAGGTTATTAAGCGCCTGAAGAATTTTGGTTTTATTGAAGACGTCTCCGACTTCGAGTGGGATCTCCCTGAAGATTACGTGATCTTTCGTCTTCTCGTTACCCTGGATAATAATATTCTCGATGTGAGCTCTGTCTCTTTCGACTATGGTTACGACATGGGAAACAGTCCGGTTCTGTTCATCCCGCTTTTCTTCCCGCGAAATTGTATTGAATATATATCCGTTTTCGTAATAAAGATCGGAGATCCTCTGATAATCCGCCAGAAATTTGGATTCGTTATATACCTTTCCCACCTGCTGCAGGACCTGCTCGAGAAGTTCTTCGGTCGTATAGATTTTATTACCGGT contains:
- a CDS encoding ComF family protein: MASPASAAKKRKKGWDQVEQICGVLKKTNRFKVVQVLKKKSATGQKMLSLEDRKKNLKGKIHCTLNGASLIQEKNILLIDDVFTTGATADECSSVLKKNGASRVVSLTVAVD
- a CDS encoding OmpH family outer membrane protein, with product MSTNKTLLISFFLILVLGGNLIASQITKVGVIDRTRILQIFYAESKGMRELEDMKEEIQQELVRLNDEIKMYEERKLTAENRGDESEALRLDNIIFNKKQYMQDYYRTKNNQLAERQKNLTQSTDFSQQLLEVIEFVALSQGCSIVLDYSTPGLIWSNEEVDITNMVLERLQSLN
- the nusA gene encoding transcription termination factor NusA, which codes for MTSDFAEAIKLLQQERGISEELVLKTIEDFLLAAYKRKFGTSDNAVVRFSEDMSDVEVYAKKMIVAEDDHYDPVSEIILEEAKLLNDESEIGDEILIKVDKREFDRGSVQSAKQRARQDLREIQKNTMYSEYKDKIGEIIIGYFQRQRNQNIFVDIGKTEAILPRRFQSPREVYRAGDRIKAMISEVNKTSSGLQIVLTRTHTDFVKKIFELEVPEIYDGIVNIDRVVREPGYRTKIAVSTKKSDIDPVGACVGLKGVRIQSIVRELEGEKIDILKYDTNEAEFIKNALSPAHVSEVLVLDYEKKHALAIVPEDQLSLAIGKQGLNVRLANRLVDWNIDVKTEEQRDEMDISPEASRMASEIFGNEEIEEISSIAELPGISERLVALLKENGIELIETLVSMKIEELHGLDGLTDEDIDTINSIIEENVEIVESEDSDEEDDVEDEEEFVTEEVEEYECPECGSSITVDMTSCPNCGIGISFEIEEDESEEDSQ
- the bamA gene encoding outer membrane protein assembly factor BamA; the encoded protein is MLKRTFNVLHIFILLTILPLSLNAQQSDEEWYLGKTIIDIRFTGLDTVSSTELSGLVREYISQDFTDSLFYEIQSKLYALDYFELIIPSANKGDDAGNTVILEFDVKERPVISDIEFVGNERIRRGELLDTILLKKGDMINQTSIKLDESAILDLYLEKGFLDAVVKGEDTKDQESNTSTLVFTIEEGTQTKINEIEFVGNDKYVSDNTLKGQMSTKTQSIFNKGVFQENKLEEDKRAIEQYYHDRGYIDAEVYNVEKSIVTDEEKNINFLKITLYIKEGEQFTYGGIEFTGNKIYTTEELLEQVLQQVGKVYNESKFLADYQRISDLYYENGYIFNTISREEKRDEQNRTVSHVVTIVERDRAHIENIIIQGNEKTKDHVIFREIPLEVGDVFNKTKILQALNNLYNTQYFSVVEPQTFEGSAQGLMDLVINVEEGKTSDIIFGIAISGGDGFPISGQVSWSDRNFLGYGQTFGVETKFSPDSQDISVKFTEPRLFGLRWSGGVNLTYSHVSQDKIKRDNDGDGVPDNAPGTSIDDSIHEDYLMSYQSHNISAGVSTGYTWVTPVGRFGLSTGIQAGFKYLTYDADVYRPYSSSIRSNYGTWLPTDRWWTKASWDMRDIIYDPSKGFVLSETFTLAGTLPSSASEYIKSVSRFDVYFTLFDLPVSESFNFKSVLKFHTALSYLAQRPGGAPLNIEEDGFYADGMFLARGWSPVSGGQVLWDSNVELRFPIVKSILSFDIFLDAVGLWGTKDEFGDFFRQGNYGDIKFSLGAGLRLANPQFPFSLYLVKKFKYDETTGGIDWKPEAEYDTFGDSGLDLVISFGIDIYQ
- the mutS gene encoding DNA mismatch repair protein MutS: MSENTPMMKQYLSIKEKNRDSVLFFRMGDFYEMFKSDAVEVSRLLNLTLTKRHGIPMCGIPYHASQNYIGRLLKAGKKIAICEQISLPKGGKGIAERDVVEIITPGTVIDEDFLDKGSNNYLAALGRSGKELSIAYIDLSTGEFLTTKIGWTEKNEKLKKELMRISPREIIVQESMLDDQIDRILSQTQAVINRYPDWSYDIDSSRLKLERHFKVASMKGFGFSDNDAELLSAGVIIEYVEDTSKSLLSHIRHLASYREQDFVSLDEATQKNLEIIRNMQDNSSSFTLIDVLDYTRTAMGARKLKHWLLKPLNNKIEIDYRLDKVSLLYKEQALLSDLRDLLGGILDLERLSARIAMEKAHAKDLIAVKQSLLNMMEVEALLQQIPDDDISILSAEGMKEISSLYELLDVSIMEDPSILFTEGRLIRQGYDEKVDNLRNIKKNSRSILDEYLQNEKDSTGIGNLKIKYNKIIGYFFEISKGQLSQVPEHYIRRQSLVNAERFTTDKLISLETEINNSSEKIIEIEKEIFFGIRKQVGEKLDILLEVCSEIAEIDCLQSFAYGATIRGYTRPVLNESGRIYISEGRHPVVEAHLPAGEFVANGIDFTSDDKSFALITGPNMAGKSTYLRQIALIVLMAQSGSFIPAASGSEIGIVDKIFCRVGASDNLARGESTFLVEMNETANILRTATKDSLIIMDEVGRGTSTNDGLSIAWGVSEFLMEDIGAKTLFATHYHELCHMNHKKMFNLSMDVRENKGEILFLKRVKEGPSNNSYGIHVAGLAGLPHSIISRSRSILAYLESRLNDGGEIQIPEKKQEQDSFLFDDSEVIVDEIRGMDINNMTPLEALNKLDSWKKILGN